The Leguminivora glycinivorella isolate SPB_JAAS2020 chromosome 1, LegGlyc_1.1, whole genome shotgun sequence genome includes a region encoding these proteins:
- the LOC125224656 gene encoding uncharacterized protein LOC125224656 yields the protein MACGDFRHDQAHCKFNTYICSRCNLKGHLRRMCPAMANGTRAQGSTPRGSAKGTRNSAGYGRGGAGATLGSSGARGGRARNSSWGNSRVHWVVEDGQLNPEEIPFEVDEGSEDPVYQMSLDKYKPA from the exons ATGGCGTGCGGAGATTTCCGTCATGATCAGGCTCACTGCAAATTTAACACTTATATTTGTAGTAGGTGTAATTTAAAAGGGCACTTGCGTCGCATGTGTCCAGCAATGGCAAATGGAACACGGGCACAGGGTTCTACGCCTAGAGGAAGTGCTAAGGGTACCAGGAATTCAGCTGGTTATGGCCGAGGCGGAGCAGGGGCCACGCTCGGGAGCAGCGGAGCGCGCGGTGGTCGCGCCAGGAACAGCAGCTGGGGCAACTCACGGGTGCACTGGGTGGTGGAAGATGGCCAGCTGAACCCGGAGGAGATACCGTTTGAGGTAGATGAAGGAAGCGAGGATCCCGTTTACCAGATGAGCCTTGACAAATATAAGCCG GCATAA